A region of the Vigna unguiculata cultivar IT97K-499-35 chromosome 9, ASM411807v1, whole genome shotgun sequence genome:
CCCGACCCGGCTTGACGTCTGGCCTAGCCCAGCCCAGGCTGGCTCGGCTCGACCTTCAATCCGAGCCGACTTGTCTTAATCTTCTACCCAACCCGACTTCACCTTTTGGATTTGTGAACTTTTTTTGTCTTAACACACGAGCAATTCCACAACttagaaaatttcaatttctttaaatttcaatttctttctttttgaagtgaatttcaaaatttcctattttaattatttgaaatacatTCTTAAAAATCCTTAATTTcaattcctttttatttttttcatctaaacatatcattttttttgaaagagtttcaaattcttcaaataaattaattactctGTTCAATTGACTCATTTAAACACACCATAATAGTCTTTTGCATCAAATAGTAATAGCATGGTTAGGGGCACATTTGTACTAGCCAAACTAGCTTTTGGAACTGTGAATCGGAATTCGGCAAACCATGTTTGGCGATTGTTTATCATAATCAAGAGTGTGTCTAAATGCAAGTGTGACTAAAAAGAGGGACAAAATCTTTGTTAGGATGGAAATTttatatcaacaaaaatatatgtacTAAATTTTTTCTCATGACTAAGTTTTACCACAGTTTTGAAATGGAAATCACAGCACATAAGTCACTTTgctttaaacttaattttaacaaaaatgattgaaaaactaaaatcatccaaaattaacattataaataCTCATTCTAATTCATACTAAATAACTTACCTAGTAAATGCTGACtcaaatatactttcatttACCATTTTAACCACTGGGCCTTCAGGCAGAAGCagataagttttatgaaaagctaccattgtatgataaaaagtaGAAAGAGCAAACAATGATTATGGTCATCCAAAGAGAATTTACACGATCCATGAGTTAACTTTTACATGGTTTCGAAACTGAAAGCAACTCCTGAAACATCTCAAGCATTAGCTCCCTATCcgcattttggaaaaaaatattcatttcatCCTTCATATCATGTACCTTACCAAATTCAAATAAGTACACAAAACACCCATTCTTTAACTTTGGCAATTGATACAACCAAGCCTCATGTAGCATCTCAAGAACATTTCTCGAGTGGATACCTTCCAGAAGGCTTTCCTCACAGATGTCTTTGAGACCACCAATGTCATATTTATTAGCAGCTCCAAGCAATGCAAGCCGGTGTTTCGAGAAATCTTTTTTGTTGATTGTTCCATACAAGAAACTAAGAAGAGCCGTGCAGGATTCAAGTGACATGTCTTCTATATGGATTGTAGAAGACTCTTTTTCCTTCAGGTTGTGATGAAACATGCTCTGGAACACTGGAGAACTTGCTGAGAGAACTGCCTTATGAGCTCTCAATGAGCCATCAGCAGTCATGATGGTTAGGTCAGCATGTTTAGCCTCATCAAGCATACGAGAGAGGACACGAAGACTGCTACTTTGGGATGCAACGGATTGCACATTTCCATCAGATAGCCAAACAGAACTAG
Encoded here:
- the LOC114196287 gene encoding BTB/POZ domain-containing protein At1g21780-like, which gives rise to MGDKVETLGRLAQWKIDNIGLCSYQKSDPFKVGIWNWYFSIVRNKYLFIHLFPEPSPVSKDQPPFARFVLRVSNSGSSRSFHISPVQEKLLRTHDDFVWSVETTFVGRYTIDVEFLDLKINGEETSSVWLSDGNVQSVASQSSSLRVLSRMLDEAKHADLTIMTADGSLRAHKAVLSASSPVFQSMFHHNLKEKESSTIHIEDMSLESCTALLSFLYGTINKKDFSKHRLALLGAANKYDIGGLKDICEESLLEGIHSRNVLEMLHEAWLYQLPKLKNGCFVYLFEFGKVHDMKDEMNIFFQNADRELMLEMFQELLSVSKPCKS